A genomic segment from Polyangium mundeleinium encodes:
- a CDS encoding BP74-related protein, protein MVLSLVATTAFLQGCDKGQTCDAACGAGGEGGEGGQGGAGGQGGSGGQGGQGGQGGAGGQGGAGGQGGQGGGSSALCEERTGGALVTFEVVDQPFTVWITNQAFIEEAKNLKEMGTTRIPNFEVVLDGQDCDPKWTFHVDPEKVAFVDTTIELCDGTPEYVEEHTAAWIDEVKQYCPWNAKVTNVEVRPSTP, encoded by the coding sequence ATGGTTCTTTCACTTGTGGCGACGACTGCGTTCCTCCAGGGCTGCGACAAGGGACAAACGTGCGACGCCGCCTGCGGCGCGGGCGGCGAGGGTGGTGAGGGTGGTCAAGGCGGCGCCGGAGGGCAGGGCGGCAGCGGTGGTCAAGGCGGCCAAGGCGGCCAAGGCGGCGCGGGTGGTCAAGGCGGCGCCGGAGGGCAGGGCGGCCAGGGTGGCGGCAGCAGCGCGCTCTGCGAGGAGCGGACGGGCGGCGCGCTCGTGACGTTCGAGGTCGTGGATCAGCCGTTCACGGTCTGGATCACGAACCAGGCCTTCATCGAGGAGGCGAAAAACCTGAAGGAGATGGGCACGACGCGCATCCCGAACTTCGAGGTGGTCCTCGACGGGCAGGACTGCGATCCGAAGTGGACCTTCCACGTCGACCCCGAGAAGGTCGCCTTCGTGGACACCACCATCGAGCTCTGCGACGGGACACCGGAGTACGTCGAGGAGCACACGGCCGCGTGGATCGATGAGGTGAAGCAATACTGCCCGTGGAACGCGAAGGTGACGAACGTGGAGGTTCGTCCGAGCACGCCTTGA
- a CDS encoding Mut7-C RNAse domain-containing protein, with protein sequence MEPRFFCDAMLGGLARWLRAAGYDAVFEQGIDDAVLVARAGESGRILLSSDGGIFERTPVREGRVRSLFVPRALGLSGELRFVLGAFSLPLLPPRCMTCGGALLELTKDEARAEAPPKTLSRIQTFYRCEGCGKLLWRGSHWERIARVLAEAEAAARVR encoded by the coding sequence GTGGAGCCGCGGTTCTTCTGCGACGCGATGCTGGGCGGGCTCGCGCGGTGGCTCCGCGCCGCGGGCTACGACGCCGTGTTCGAGCAAGGCATCGACGATGCTGTCCTCGTCGCGCGGGCCGGGGAGAGCGGGCGCATCCTTTTGAGCTCCGACGGAGGCATCTTCGAGCGCACGCCCGTCCGCGAAGGGCGCGTGCGCTCGCTCTTCGTGCCGCGCGCGCTGGGGTTGTCCGGGGAGCTTCGGTTTGTCCTCGGCGCGTTCTCCCTCCCGCTCCTGCCGCCGCGGTGCATGACCTGCGGCGGCGCGCTCCTCGAGCTCACGAAGGACGAGGCGCGCGCCGAGGCGCCACCGAAGACGCTTTCGCGGATCCAGACCTTCTACCGCTGCGAGGGCTGCGGCAAGCTGCTCTGGAGGGGCTCGCACTGGGAGCGCATCGCGCGCGTCCTCGCCGAGGCGGAGGCTGCCGCGCGCGTGCGCTGA
- a CDS encoding acetyl-CoA acetyltransferase: MTASPRLAPRDRVLPPVFVLGGHQTDFARNVTREGKGLLDLVGEAATLALEAAGAEAREVEVGHVGSFIPELYTGQSHLGGLLAEAHPDLAGIPITRHEAACASGGVAVLAAMADLQAGRYDVALVLGVELMRAQSGFESQQKLGAAAWVPRETSGVAYPWPELFSHVAEEYDRRYGLRREHLAALARNNYENARRNPNAQTRTWTLSEGAFAEDDKENPVIAGRTRRYDASPVTDGAACVVLASADYTAAWARRRGVPIESVARIEGYGHRTARMGMKDKLEASRGEPYVFPHVRGAVLDAFSRARIEGPSALSAVEAHDCFTISHYMGIDHFGIAPPGEPFRAIEDGTVLRGGKLPVNPGGGLMGIGHPVGATGVRMLLDAQKQVTGAAGENQVPGAKRVATLNIGGSATTAVVLVIGRA, translated from the coding sequence ACCAGACCGATTTCGCCAGAAACGTCACGCGGGAAGGCAAGGGCCTGCTCGATCTCGTCGGCGAGGCGGCGACGCTCGCGCTCGAAGCCGCGGGCGCCGAGGCCCGCGAGGTCGAGGTGGGGCACGTGGGCAGTTTCATCCCCGAGCTTTACACGGGCCAGAGCCATCTCGGCGGGCTGCTCGCCGAGGCGCATCCCGATCTCGCGGGAATTCCCATCACGCGGCACGAGGCCGCCTGCGCCTCGGGCGGCGTGGCGGTGCTCGCGGCAATGGCCGATCTGCAAGCCGGGCGCTACGACGTCGCGCTCGTCCTCGGCGTGGAGCTCATGCGCGCGCAGTCGGGCTTCGAATCGCAGCAGAAGCTCGGCGCGGCCGCGTGGGTGCCGCGCGAGACGAGCGGCGTCGCGTATCCATGGCCGGAGCTCTTCAGCCACGTGGCCGAGGAATACGATCGGCGTTACGGGCTCCGGCGCGAGCACCTCGCGGCGCTGGCCCGGAACAACTACGAGAATGCGCGGAGGAACCCGAACGCGCAGACCCGCACCTGGACGCTCTCCGAAGGCGCGTTCGCCGAGGATGACAAGGAAAACCCGGTGATCGCCGGCCGCACGCGCCGCTACGACGCGAGCCCCGTGACCGACGGCGCCGCCTGCGTGGTGCTCGCGTCGGCGGACTACACGGCCGCATGGGCGCGGCGGCGCGGCGTCCCGATCGAGAGCGTCGCGCGCATCGAGGGGTACGGGCATCGGACGGCGCGTATGGGCATGAAGGACAAACTCGAAGCGAGCCGGGGCGAGCCGTACGTGTTCCCGCACGTGCGCGGCGCGGTGCTCGACGCGTTCTCGCGGGCGAGGATCGAGGGGCCGAGCGCGCTCTCGGCCGTCGAGGCCCACGATTGCTTCACGATCTCGCATTACATGGGGATCGACCATTTCGGCATCGCGCCGCCGGGCGAGCCGTTCCGGGCCATCGAGGACGGCACGGTCCTGCGCGGCGGGAAGCTGCCGGTGAACCCGGGCGGCGGGCTCATGGGCATTGGTCACCCCGTGGGCGCGACGGGCGTGCGCATGCTGCTGGACGCACAGAAGCAGGTGACGGGCGCGGCAGGTGAAAATCAGGTGCCGGGCGCGAAACGCGTGGCGACGCTGAACATCGGCGGGAGCGCGACGACGGCGGTGGTGCTCGTTATCGGGCGGGCGTGA
- a CDS encoding peptidoglycan-binding protein, with translation MHPTLRLSAGYADKSPHLRDEVKILQRALAGWGFDVKPDGQFGPGTERAVRTFQRRQGLVPDDGIVGPRTWEVLLQKKATPVGTSVRDTPIVTGSECFPFSKLPTVNWTSAPRSFGSRRSGGTRAHAGCDLYASLGTWVHAIADGEVSLGPYPFYCETYALEVNHGSFVIRYGEIQRFTTVKQGDKVKAGDRIAKVGHLVGIKVPSDMLHLEMYKGNLSGPLTQRTGGAKTASGASYQRRADLMDPTSHLQRWAGNLPHD, from the coding sequence ATGCACCCCACGCTTCGGCTCTCGGCAGGTTACGCCGACAAATCCCCGCACCTGCGGGACGAGGTGAAGATCCTCCAACGCGCGCTCGCGGGCTGGGGGTTCGACGTGAAGCCCGATGGACAGTTCGGCCCCGGCACCGAGCGGGCCGTGCGCACGTTTCAACGGCGCCAGGGGTTGGTCCCGGACGACGGCATCGTGGGGCCGAGGACGTGGGAGGTCTTGCTGCAAAAGAAGGCCACGCCCGTCGGCACCTCGGTGCGCGACACGCCCATCGTCACGGGCAGCGAGTGCTTCCCGTTCAGCAAGCTCCCGACGGTGAACTGGACGAGCGCGCCGCGCTCGTTCGGATCACGGCGGAGCGGCGGCACGCGCGCGCATGCGGGCTGCGACCTCTACGCCTCGCTCGGGACGTGGGTCCACGCCATCGCCGACGGCGAGGTGAGCCTCGGGCCGTATCCGTTTTACTGCGAGACGTACGCGCTCGAGGTGAACCACGGCTCGTTCGTCATCCGGTACGGCGAGATCCAGCGGTTCACGACCGTGAAGCAAGGCGACAAGGTCAAGGCCGGCGACCGGATCGCCAAGGTCGGGCACCTCGTGGGCATCAAGGTGCCGAGCGACATGCTCCACCTCGAGATGTACAAGGGCAACCTCTCCGGCCCCCTCACGCAACGCACGGGCGGCGCGAAGACGGCGAGCGGCGCGTCCTACCAGCGCCGCGCGGACCTCATGGATCCCACCTCGCACCTGCAGCGCTGGGCGGGCAATTTGCCGCACGATTGA